The Paenibacillus spongiae nucleotide sequence CTGCTCCCACTTGCCGGTCAGCACGATTTCCCTGCCCGCTGCAAGCTGCTCCTGCAAATAATGCCGGTTGAACCATACCGCCGTGACGAGCAGGTTATCGACCGCTACCTTGCACGATAGCCTCGATTTGCCCTTGCCATAACGCTGAAGTGTCGCAGCGCTCATAATTTTGCCCTGAATCGTCACTTTCTCGCCGTCTTTTGCTTCCGCGAGCCCGCGTATCCGGTAATCCTCGTATCGGAAGGGAAAATAGTCCAGCAAATCGGCGACGGAATGGACGCCAAAGGCGTGAAGCTCTTGTTCTTTCGGAGCGCTCACGCCTTTGATTTGCCGGACCGATATTTCATCCAGCTTCATGTTTACTATCCTTTCATCGGTTAATGAATATAGCCACAGTCCCGGGTCCGACATAGGTTCCGATGACGGATCCAATCCTCGTATGCTTCGTAGAGCGTACTTGGAACCGTGCTTTAGCCTGTTCACCCAGCTCAAGAGCAGTCTCATTCGAAGTGGCCCACGCAAGCGTTATGTCGACAGGATCGCTGCCAAAGTCTTTGGCAAGCAAGTCCATGATTCGCTGCAAGGCTTTCTTCTGTCCCCGCACCTTATCGACTGCCGTTACTTCGCCATCGGCATCAACGGAAAGGATCGGCTTAATATTCAAGATCGAGCCGAACAGAGCCGCCGCCTTCCCGATCCGGCCACCCTTCTGCAAATATTCGAGGGTATCCACAAGAAAATATAACCTTTTCTCGCGCGTCATCGTTTCGATCTCTTCCAGGATTTGATCTCTTGGCATGCCTGCGGCAGCCAACTCGGCCGCCTTGACGACAAGCATACCGAAACCATATGAAGCCGACTTTGAATCGATTACGACGATATCGCCATCGCGCTCAAGGAGCGAATGCCCCAGCACCGCGGATTGATACGTCCCGCTGAGAGCCGAAGAAAGATGAATCGATATAATTGTCGCACCGGGGCTTTCGTTTAAAATCCGGTCATAGGTTGCCATGAACTCGGCCGGCGACGGCTGCGATGTCGTGGGCAGTACGGCTGACGACGTCAGCTTGTCAAAGAATTGACCCGAGTTGATCGTAACGCTGTCCAAGAAAGTTTCTTCGCCAAACAATACTTTCAACGGAACGATCTCAATGTTTAGTCTTTCACGCACGTCCTGCGGAATATCTGCCGTGCTGTCTGTCACGATACGAATCGCACTCATGAACTGTCCCCCTATTCAACTGCAAATAAATACGGGTAAAGTGGTTGCCCGCCTGCATGCACTTCCAGCTCTGCCTCCGGGAACGCCAATGAAATCCACTCGGATAATGCCGTCGTTTCCGCTTCATCCGCCTGCTCGCCCGTCAGAACCGTGACCAGTTCGCCGCCTTCCTCCATCATGCGCGTTAACAAATCCCGGCATGTCTGGAGAAGCTCCGGCGAAGAAGCGACAATGGATTTCTCCAATATGCCGATGAAATCACCTTCACGAATATCGATCCCGTCGATGGACGTGTCCCGAACTGCATGCGTGACTTGTCCGGAGCTGACCTGCTTCGCAGCCTGCTCCATCGCATCGGCATTGACCTGAGCCGACTCCTCTTCACGGAACGAAAGCACGGCTGCGAGCCCTTGTGGCACGGTCCGGGTCGGTATTACGGTGATGCTTCTTTCGCATAGCTCGACTGCTTGTTGAGCCGCCAAAATAATATTGCCGTTATTCGGCAGCAAGTAGATGTGTTCCGCATGGAGCGATTCGATCGCTTTCACGAAATCCTCCGTGCTGGGGTTCATGGTTTGTCCGCCGGATAAAACGATATCGACGTTGTTGTCGAGGAAAATATTCGATATCCCTTCGCCCATCGCAACGGCGATAATGCCGTACGGCGCCCACTCGTGTGCCTGCTCAACCGGAACCGAATCGATAGGAGCGCCAGTGAGTACTTCAGGCACGCTCATCCCCAGTGCCTCGTCTTCGATGCTGCGCGTAATCGCTTCACCCGTGTTAGGCTGATCGGCCGTTGTCGATTCATCGTGAAGCAGGTCGCGATGCTGTTCCCGCATATTCAGAATATGAATGTCCGTCAGCTCGCCGTAAGGAAGCGCGTAATTCATGACATCGCCCGGTTTGCGGGAGTGGACGTGAACTTTAATGATCTCGTCGTCGGCAATGACAAGGATCGAGTCGCCGTCTTTGGCAAGTGCCTTCTTGAACGCCGCTTCATCGAAGGGAAGCGCGGCTATGCCGGCAAGCTTGCGGTTTATGAAAAACTCCATATCGTATAAATATTCAATAGCTTCCGTAGATAAACGCGATTGGGCGCTGGCCGGCTGCTGCGGCGCAAAGCTCGTATACCCTGCCTTCAGACCCGGGCCTTGTCGGGTTCCTGTTTGCTGATCCGCTGCGTAGCCCGGTTCGCCGAGCGCTTGAACGAATCCCTCGTAAATATGTACTAGCCCCTGTCCACCGGAGTCTACGACGCCTACCTGCTTCAGAACAGGCAGCATATCCGGCGTCCGCTGCAAGGCCTCGTACGCCTTGCCATGCACCTCGCGCATCATCTCAACCACATCGGTCGTACGGCGCGCAATGGACACGGCATGTTTAGCCGCTTCTTTAGCGACAGTAAGAATCGTGCCCTCAACAGGCTTTACAACTGCCTTGTAGGCCATATCGACACCATGCTGAAGAGCCGCTGCAAGCTGCTGCGTATTGATCTCTTCTTGACCTGCCAGGCTTCTGGAGAAGCCGCGGAATAGCTGGGACAGGATAACGCCCGAATTCCCTCGCGCGCCCATCAGCAGCCCCTTCGAAAACGCTTCCGAAACTTTTCCTATGGCCGGGGACGGTTTGTTGACAAGTTCCTGTACCCCAGAGGTCATGGTTAAATTCATATTCGTTCCGGTATCGCCGTCAGGCACCGGGAAAACATTCAGTGCATTGACGCGTTCAACATTACGTTGCAGACATTCCGCGCCCCTATGCACCATGCCGGTAAAGTCCGATCCGCTAATAAAACGCTTGCTCAACATTAATTCCCCTTCCTACCCAGATACACGTACGCCTTGGACAAAAATATGAATGTAATCGACCTTTAGGCCGACTACCTCATTCAGCACATACTTCACTTTAGACTGAATATTGTGCGCCACCTCGGAAATTTTTGTGCCATAGCTAACGATGATGTATAAGTCGATGTGCAAGCGATCGTTCTCTCGGCGTACTTCCACACCCCGGGACGAGTTGTCCCGACCGAGCAGTTCCGTAATACCGTCCTTTAACTGCTTGCGTGAAGCCATACCGACAAGTCCATAACACTCAAGTGCCGATGAGCCGGCAAGCATAGCGATAACATGATCTGCAATGATTACTTTCCCTAGTTCTGTGTCAAGCTGCAGTGGCATGGTCGTTCACTCCTTTACCGTATATATTATGGACTAATCAACATTGTACTATAAAATTCGAAGATATAGAAGTCAATCCGACGTATCTCGCCTGAATTCTTCCGTTTTCGATGCTTCTCTCTGTCTTGATCGCTCGTGATACTTATGTTATTATATTCAAGTGTGTTTATTTGCACGGATTCTTCAAGGGAGGTGTATTCCATGTCTCGCAAATGTTTTGTTACGGGCAAAGGTCCCGGCACAGGTAATCACGTTTCGCACGCGAACAACAAAAACCGCCGTTCTTGGGGCGTTAACGTTCAAAAAGTACGGATTCTCGTTGACGGTAAGCCAAAACGCGTTTATGTCAGCACTCGCGCTCTGAAATCGGGCAAATTGACTCGCGTATAACAGGATTTGAATTAAAGATGAACAAAGAGCACCTGATTCCGATCAGGTGCCTTTTTCTTATTCCCCCACAGAAAACAGCCGCCTCGCTGCTGCGGCGGCTTCCTGCGGACCTATGTCCGTACGCTTCGACACGTTGTACGCTTCTGGGCGGCCGAATCAGTTTTTCTGGAATGTATTCAAAATTGCTTTCACAAACCCGCCCAAAAACTTTGGCAGCTTGATTGTGTAAAATTTCATTCTCCATCCCCTCCTAAACGTGCTCGGCTTCGCACCGTCCATGTATCATACGTTGTCGCTTTGCACCTGAATCAAGGCATGCGAAACGGCTCCCGTCACCCATCTGGATAAGCTGCGCCAACAAACGAAGCCTCTGGATGAGCGATAGACGGAAACATGAAGAAACGGCTCGCGCCTTCTTGGCGGCGAAGTTGGTTTCTTCCCTTAGACCGTATAGAACATAAGTGCATGAGAAACTAAAGAATTCTATAAGGTAAAAAAAAGGCTACACGAACCTTCGTTCATGTAACCATAGTATGCAATGCTAGATTGTCCTATTCCAACCGACGCCGTATCTAGGCTATAGGCGGATTTGTTCTCACATACATCACCATGGTGATGATAATGGTAATGATCAGGAAGAACAGAATCGACACGACGAAGAAGATGATGCGCATGCCGATCCCGGGAAATCTCTTGAAGAAATAGATCCCGATGACCAGAGCCAACAAGGAGAAAATCAAATTCGCCGGGCTGTTGATGAATGGAAATATGGCCAGCATAAGCCCGGCGCCAAAACTATAAAGTACGACAAGATAGCTGTTCTTTATTCGCTCTCCCATGGATCCCCCTAGCGAAGCGAAGCAATAGCTGCCGCGCGATCTTGTTCCAGAAATACCGCATTGCCGGCCACCAGCACATCCGCGCCGGCTTCGCGAACGAGTACGGAGGTCTGTGCATTAATGCCCCCATCCACTTGAATATGGATATGAGACATCCCGCGCTCTGCCAGCATCGTCCGAAGCTGACGGAGCTTAGGCAGCGATTGCGGAATAAACTGCTGGCCGCCGAAACCGGGATTGACCGTCATGATCAGAATGAGATCAAGATCGTCCAGAAGATTCTCGACAGCCGCGATAGGCGTCGCCGGATTAAACGCAACGCCTGCCGGCAGGCCGGCTTCCTTAATCATGTGGACAACGCGATGAAGATGCGTGCAAGCTTCGGCATGTACGGTTATGCGGTCAGCGCCTGCTTTGATGAACGACGGTATGAGCTGCTCGGGCCGCTCAATCATGAGATGCACATCGAAGGGCAGCTTCGTTACCGGTCGTATGGCTTGTACAACGGGCGCACCAAACGTCAGGTTGGGCACGAAATGGCCGTCCATCACATCAATGTGTATCCAATCGGCTCCCGCGCGTTCTACGTCTTTAATATCATCTGCAAGTGCGGCAAAGTTCGCTGACAGAATGGATGGTGCGATGATCGACATATTTAGTACCTCCGCTTTTTCTCTTTCAACTCCGCCATGAACAGCGCATAATGCTCATGGCGGCTTGCTGCTATATTGCCTTCCTCCAACGCTTGGAGTACGGCGCAGCCAGGCTCGTGGATGTGGGTGCAGCCGCGGAATTTGCAGGCGCCGGACAGCTCACTCATCTCGCGGAAGCAGCTTCCCAGCTCCTCGATGCCGAGCTCTACGAAGTCCAGCTGGCTGAAGCCGGGCGTATCCGCCACATAGCCTTGCCCGACAGGAATCAATTCCACATGCCTGGTCGTATGCTTCCCTCTTCCGAGCCGGCTGCTGATCTCATTCGTCTCAATCGACAAGCCCGGCACGAGCGCATTGAGCAGCGACGACTTGCCGACGCCAGATTGTCCGGCAAACACGGCCAGATGATCCTGCAGGCGCTCATAAAGCGCGCTGGTGCCTTCGCCTTGACGCGAGCTCGTTAAGAAGACCTCATAACCGATCGGTTCATAGATTCTCCGAACCTCATCAATGATATGGCGGGCTTCATCGGCATCCGGTCCGCCTTCGGCCAAATCTTGTTTGCTTAAACATAGTATCGCCGGTATACCGGCATGCTCGATATGAAGGAGAAACTTGTCCAGCAGCTGCAAATTAAGCTCAGGCTCCGTTACGGAAAACACGAGCACCGCCAGATCGATATTCGCCACCGGCGGCCGGATGAGCTCGGAAGTACGGGGAAGGATGGCGTCCACCGTACCTTCCCCATTCTCCGTTACTCCATATTCTACCAGATCCCCGACCAACGGGGATTCCCCGCGCTTCTTGAAGATTCCTCGCGCACGGCACGTAACGGGAACGCTCTGCTTATCCGCTCCATCCGGAAGAACATAGTAATATCCGCTAAGCGCCTTAACAATCCGACCGACCATTGCTTTATTGCGGTTGCTGTCCGGCATTGTTACCCCCGTTGTCGTTACTGCTGTTGCTGCCTGTGTTATCCGGTTCCGTCTGCACCGGTGTATCTTCCGGCTGTTCAATGCCAGGTACCGTTTCCGGAGACGAATCCGCGCCCGACTTTATGTCGTCATACGATCTGGAGAACGCGTCCACGTATTCGCCATCCCGGTATATTTCGACTCTGGCTTCCGTATTCGGGGCTAACACAACTTTGACAGGGAAAGACTCCGTATTGTTAATTTTGCGTTTGCCCCCTTTCTGGTTCTCGCCGCGGGCATCCGAATACTTGATTTCGATTTCACTTGTTCTGCCGGCGAAAGCTGGCGAGATGACGATATTGAACGTATACTCGATCGCATCCTCCGGCAGCCCGCTGCTGACGGTCAAGGTTATTTCGGACCCTTTCGTTACCAGGTCATTCGGTTTGAACGGGTGCTGATCGAGAACTTTGCCTGCTTCTTCGCGGTAGCTCGGCTCGCGGACCGTATTCGCCTCGTTCACCGTGAGCCCCAGCGATTTCAGCAGCTTGATCGCTTCCGCCTCGGTTTTATTCGTCAAGGTCGGCATCGGGAACGTCTCCTGCCCCTTGCTCACCGTGAACGTAAACGTGGCCTGCTTCGGATCGAAGTCCGTGCCGGCATCCGGCGTCTGACCAAGGATCGTTCCAGGCTTCTCATCACTGAATTCCCCGTCGGACTTGATACGTTCCTCCGATACGCCTAAGCTGATCAGCTCTTCCTTCACATCATTGAAGGATTGGCCCGTATAGTCGGCCAGCTTCTCCAGCTTCGGTCCCGTGCTGACGTACAGCTTGATCCAGGAACCAACCTTGACGCGCTGATTCTGCTTGGACTGATCGTAAACAATGTCTTTCGGGACGCCTTCTTTGTCCATGTATACGGTCGGTTCTTCTAATCTCAATCCCACTTTTTCCAATTCCTGTTTCGCATCGGTAAAGGTCTTGTTCACGACGTAAGGAACCTCGACCTCCTCGATGTCGAACCATCCCCGCACCGTCATAGCACCCCAATAAACAAGGGCAATAACAAGGAGCGTCGTGAATACCGCGATAACAGGCTTGACCCACCGGCGGCGCTTGGGCTCCTCGGATAACCCGTTGGACTCCCATCTGTCATCCTGGTTCTCTTCCGCATCGGCCCGTTCAGCGCGCTCGGGACGCGAAGCCGAT carries:
- a CDS encoding DegV family protein, coding for MSAIRIVTDSTADIPQDVRERLNIEIVPLKVLFGEETFLDSVTINSGQFFDKLTSSAVLPTTSQPSPAEFMATYDRILNESPGATIISIHLSSALSGTYQSAVLGHSLLERDGDIVVIDSKSASYGFGMLVVKAAELAAAGMPRDQILEEIETMTREKRLYFLVDTLEYLQKGGRIGKAAALFGSILNIKPILSVDADGEVTAVDKVRGQKKALQRIMDLLAKDFGSDPVDITLAWATSNETALELGEQAKARFQVRSTKHTRIGSVIGTYVGPGTVAIFINR
- a CDS encoding DAK2 domain-containing protein; this encodes MLSKRFISGSDFTGMVHRGAECLQRNVERVNALNVFPVPDGDTGTNMNLTMTSGVQELVNKPSPAIGKVSEAFSKGLLMGARGNSGVILSQLFRGFSRSLAGQEEINTQQLAAALQHGVDMAYKAVVKPVEGTILTVAKEAAKHAVSIARRTTDVVEMMREVHGKAYEALQRTPDMLPVLKQVGVVDSGGQGLVHIYEGFVQALGEPGYAADQQTGTRQGPGLKAGYTSFAPQQPASAQSRLSTEAIEYLYDMEFFINRKLAGIAALPFDEAAFKKALAKDGDSILVIADDEIIKVHVHSRKPGDVMNYALPYGELTDIHILNMREQHRDLLHDESTTADQPNTGEAITRSIEDEALGMSVPEVLTGAPIDSVPVEQAHEWAPYGIIAVAMGEGISNIFLDNNVDIVLSGGQTMNPSTEDFVKAIESLHAEHIYLLPNNGNIILAAQQAVELCERSITVIPTRTVPQGLAAVLSFREEESAQVNADAMEQAAKQVSSGQVTHAVRDTSIDGIDIREGDFIGILEKSIVASSPELLQTCRDLLTRMMEEGGELVTVLTGEQADEAETTALSEWISLAFPEAELEVHAGGQPLYPYLFAVE
- a CDS encoding Asp23/Gls24 family envelope stress response protein, giving the protein MPLQLDTELGKVIIADHVIAMLAGSSALECYGLVGMASRKQLKDGITELLGRDNSSRGVEVRRENDRLHIDLYIIVSYGTKISEVAHNIQSKVKYVLNEVVGLKVDYIHIFVQGVRVSG
- the rpmB gene encoding 50S ribosomal protein L28, with the protein product MSRKCFVTGKGPGTGNHVSHANNKNRRSWGVNVQKVRILVDGKPKRVYVSTRALKSGKLTRV
- the spoVM gene encoding stage V sporulation protein SpoVM is translated as MKFYTIKLPKFLGGFVKAILNTFQKN
- the rpe gene encoding ribulose-phosphate 3-epimerase, producing the protein MSIIAPSILSANFAALADDIKDVERAGADWIHIDVMDGHFVPNLTFGAPVVQAIRPVTKLPFDVHLMIERPEQLIPSFIKAGADRITVHAEACTHLHRVVHMIKEAGLPAGVAFNPATPIAAVENLLDDLDLILIMTVNPGFGGQQFIPQSLPKLRQLRTMLAERGMSHIHIQVDGGINAQTSVLVREAGADVLVAGNAVFLEQDRAAAIASLR
- the rsgA gene encoding ribosome small subunit-dependent GTPase A, translated to MPDSNRNKAMVGRIVKALSGYYYVLPDGADKQSVPVTCRARGIFKKRGESPLVGDLVEYGVTENGEGTVDAILPRTSELIRPPVANIDLAVLVFSVTEPELNLQLLDKFLLHIEHAGIPAILCLSKQDLAEGGPDADEARHIIDEVRRIYEPIGYEVFLTSSRQGEGTSALYERLQDHLAVFAGQSGVGKSSLLNALVPGLSIETNEISSRLGRGKHTTRHVELIPVGQGYVADTPGFSQLDFVELGIEELGSCFREMSELSGACKFRGCTHIHEPGCAVLQALEEGNIAASRHEHYALFMAELKEKKRRY
- the pknB gene encoding Stk1 family PASTA domain-containing Ser/Thr kinase; translated protein: MIGHELGGRYEIITRIGGGGMALVYKAHDILLNRKVAVKVLRQQFTHDEDFIRRFRREAQSAAALSHPNVVSIYDVGQEEDTHYIVMEYVEGHNLNEIIQERAPLQTEEAVHIAVQICDALEHAHHNQIIHRDIKPHNILIGNNGRVKVTDFGIARAVTSSTITQTGSVVGSVHYFSPEHAKGISTGEKSDLYSLGIVLYQMLTGRLPFLGESPISVALKHLQETFEEPRAVNPYIPQSVENIILRAMRKNPDERYSSAEEMLHDLDTCLLPERLTEPKISFNTHPGDMDETRIMPAIRGGSLETLAAPSSSASRPERAERADAEENQDDRWESNGLSEEPKRRRWVKPVIAVFTTLLVIALVYWGAMTVRGWFDIEEVEVPYVVNKTFTDAKQELEKVGLRLEEPTVYMDKEGVPKDIVYDQSKQNQRVKVGSWIKLYVSTGPKLEKLADYTGQSFNDVKEELISLGVSEERIKSDGEFSDEKPGTILGQTPDAGTDFDPKQATFTFTVSKGQETFPMPTLTNKTEAEAIKLLKSLGLTVNEANTVREPSYREEAGKVLDQHPFKPNDLVTKGSEITLTVSSGLPEDAIEYTFNIVISPAFAGRTSEIEIKYSDARGENQKGGKRKINNTESFPVKVVLAPNTEARVEIYRDGEYVDAFSRSYDDIKSGADSSPETVPGIEQPEDTPVQTEPDNTGSNSSNDNGGNNAGQQPQ